Proteins from a genomic interval of Poecile atricapillus isolate bPoeAtr1 chromosome 1, bPoeAtr1.hap1, whole genome shotgun sequence:
- the PTMS gene encoding parathymosin: MSEKRVEEAPAELSAKERKEKKEKLEEKAVHKEKEIVEDEENGADEDDEENPDDVDEEEGGDEDEEADENGQEQDGHAEKRSAEEEEDEVDPKRQKTENGSSA; this comes from the exons ATGTCGGAAAAACGCGTCGAGGAGGCACCGGCGGAGCTGAGCGCTAAG gaaaggaaagaaaagaaggaaaagctcGAAGAGAAAGCGGTCCACAAAGAAAAGGAGATAGTAGAG GATGAGGAGAATGGAGCTGACGAGGATGATGAAGAGAATCCTGATGATGTGGATGAAGAAGAAGGTGGTGATGAGGATGAAG AAGCAGATGAGAATGGGCAAGAGCAAGATGGCCATGCAGAGAAACGatctgcagaggaggaggag GATGAAGTGGATCCAAAgagacagaagacagaaaacGGCTCTTCAGCTTGA